A DNA window from Streptomyces bacillaris contains the following coding sequences:
- a CDS encoding ASCH domain-containing protein, giving the protein MEPREPLKPFLLAFPGPLRDRLVAAVLSGEKVSTSGLLAEYELEQEELPPVGERSALIDSQGREVAVIEVTDVRVLPLGAVDLQHALDEGEGYTSVAEWRAGHERFWHGEEMREALGDPSFTVDDGTLIVAERFRVVERLG; this is encoded by the coding sequence ATGGAGCCTCGTGAACCCCTGAAACCCTTCCTTCTCGCCTTTCCCGGGCCGCTCCGCGACCGGCTGGTGGCGGCGGTCCTCTCCGGCGAGAAGGTGTCCACCTCCGGGCTGCTGGCCGAGTACGAGCTGGAGCAGGAGGAGCTTCCGCCGGTGGGCGAGCGGTCCGCGCTGATCGATTCGCAGGGGCGGGAGGTGGCGGTGATCGAGGTGACCGACGTACGGGTGCTGCCGCTGGGGGCCGTCGATCTGCAGCACGCGCTGGACGAGGGTGAGGGGTACACGTCGGTGGCGGAGTGGCGGGCGGGGCATGAGCGGTTCTGGCACGGGGAGGAGATGCGGGAGGCGTTGGGGGATCCGTCGTTCACCGTGGACGACGGGACGTTGATCGTGGCGGAGCGGTTCCGGGTGGTGGAGCGGTTGGGGTGA
- a CDS encoding S-(hydroxymethyl)mycothiol dehydrogenase codes for MPQQVQAVIAPGKNEPVRVETIVIPDPGPGEAVVKIQACGVCHTDLHYKQGGINDEFPFLLGHEAAGVVESVGEGVTDVAPGDFVILNWRAVCGQCRACLRGRPWYCFDTHNAQQKMTLLDGTELSPALGIGAFAEKTLVASGQCTKVDPEVAPEVAGLLGCGVMAGIGAAINTGQVGRGDSVAVIGCGGVGDAAIAGSRLAGAAKIIAVDIDDRKLETARAMGATHTVNSRTSDPVEAIRALTDGNGADVVIEAVGRPETYEQAFYARDLAGTVVLVGVPTPDMKLELPLLDVFGRGGSLKSSWYGDCLPSRDFPMLVDLHQQGRLDLAAFVTETIGLGDVEQAFTKMHDGNVLRSVVVF; via the coding sequence ATGCCACAGCAGGTGCAGGCGGTCATCGCACCGGGGAAGAACGAGCCGGTCAGGGTCGAGACGATCGTGATTCCGGACCCCGGCCCCGGAGAGGCCGTCGTGAAGATCCAGGCGTGCGGTGTCTGCCACACCGACCTGCACTACAAGCAGGGCGGGATCAACGACGAGTTCCCCTTCCTCCTCGGCCACGAGGCGGCGGGCGTCGTGGAGTCCGTCGGCGAGGGCGTCACGGATGTCGCCCCCGGTGACTTCGTCATCCTCAACTGGCGTGCTGTGTGCGGCCAGTGCCGCGCCTGTCTGCGCGGCCGCCCCTGGTACTGCTTCGACACCCACAACGCCCAGCAGAAGATGACGCTGCTCGACGGCACGGAGCTGTCGCCCGCCCTCGGCATCGGCGCCTTCGCGGAGAAGACCCTCGTCGCCTCCGGCCAGTGCACCAAGGTCGACCCCGAGGTCGCCCCCGAGGTGGCCGGACTCCTCGGCTGCGGCGTGATGGCGGGCATCGGCGCCGCCATCAACACCGGCCAGGTCGGCCGCGGCGACTCGGTCGCCGTCATCGGCTGCGGCGGCGTCGGTGACGCGGCCATCGCCGGCTCCCGGCTCGCCGGAGCGGCGAAGATCATCGCGGTCGACATCGACGACCGCAAGCTGGAGACGGCGAGGGCGATGGGCGCCACCCACACCGTCAACTCCCGCACCAGCGACCCCGTCGAGGCGATCCGTGCCCTCACCGACGGCAACGGCGCCGACGTCGTCATCGAGGCCGTCGGCCGCCCGGAGACGTACGAACAGGCCTTCTACGCCCGCGACCTGGCCGGAACGGTCGTCCTCGTCGGCGTCCCCACCCCGGACATGAAGCTCGAACTCCCGCTCCTGGACGTCTTCGGCCGCGGCGGCTCGCTCAAGTCCTCCTGGTACGGCGACTGCCTGCCCTCCCGGGACTTCCCGATGCTGGTCGACCTCCACCAGCAGGGCCGCCTGGACCTCGCCGCCTTCGTCACCGAGACCATCGGCCTGGGCGATGTCGAGCAGGCCTTCACCAAGATGCACGACGGCAACGTCCTGCGCTCGGTGGTGGTCTTCTGA
- a CDS encoding FAD-binding dehydrogenase, which produces MAYDADVIVIGAGLAGLVATAELADAGRSVILLDQEPEQSIGGQAHWSFGGLFLVDSPEQRRLRIKDSRELALQDWYGTAGFDRKEDHWPRKWAEAYVDFAAGEKRSWLHQQGLRIFPVVGWAERGGYDATGHGNSVPRFHITWGTGPGVVAPFERRVRAGVAKGLVQLRFRHRVTGLARTAGALDTVTGEILEPSGAARGTASSREATGTFELKAQAVIVTSGGIGGNHDLVRAQWPERLGTPPEKLLSGVPAHVDGLMLGIAEEAGAHHINRDRMWHYTEGIENWNPIWAKHAIRILPGPSSLWLDARGKRLPVPLFPGFDTLGTLEHIMRSGHGYTWFVLNQRIIGKEFALSGSEQNPDLTGKSVRDVIGRARADVPAPVKAFMDHGADFVVEKDLDALVRGMNAVTGDGLIDAAELRREITARDREIVNPFTKDLQVTAIHGARAYLGDRLIRTAKPHRILDPAAGPLIAVRLNILTRKSLGGLETDLSSQVLTPDGTPLPGLYAAGEAAGFGGGGVHGYRSLEGTFLGGCIFSGRAAGRAAARAL; this is translated from the coding sequence ATGGCGTACGACGCTGATGTGATCGTGATCGGGGCAGGGCTCGCCGGACTCGTGGCCACCGCCGAACTGGCCGACGCGGGCCGTTCCGTGATCCTCCTGGACCAGGAGCCCGAGCAGTCGATCGGCGGGCAGGCCCACTGGTCCTTCGGGGGCCTCTTCCTCGTCGACTCGCCGGAGCAGCGCCGGCTGCGGATCAAGGACAGCCGGGAGCTGGCCCTCCAGGACTGGTACGGCACCGCCGGGTTCGACCGCAAGGAGGACCACTGGCCGAGGAAGTGGGCCGAGGCGTACGTCGACTTCGCGGCCGGTGAGAAGCGCTCCTGGCTCCACCAGCAGGGGCTGCGGATCTTCCCGGTCGTCGGCTGGGCGGAGCGCGGCGGCTACGACGCGACCGGCCACGGCAACTCCGTACCCCGCTTCCACATCACCTGGGGCACCGGCCCCGGCGTCGTCGCCCCCTTCGAGCGGCGGGTCCGCGCGGGCGTCGCCAAGGGGCTCGTCCAGCTGCGGTTCCGCCACCGGGTCACCGGTCTCGCGCGCACTGCCGGGGCGCTGGACACGGTCACCGGCGAGATCCTGGAGCCGAGCGGTGCCGCGCGCGGCACCGCCAGCAGCCGGGAGGCGACCGGCACCTTCGAGCTGAAGGCCCAGGCGGTGATCGTCACCTCCGGAGGCATCGGCGGCAACCACGACCTGGTCCGCGCCCAGTGGCCCGAGCGGCTCGGCACCCCGCCCGAGAAGCTGCTCTCCGGCGTCCCCGCCCATGTCGACGGCCTGATGCTGGGCATCGCCGAGGAGGCGGGCGCCCACCACATCAACCGGGACCGGATGTGGCACTACACCGAGGGCATCGAGAACTGGAACCCGATCTGGGCCAAGCACGCCATCCGCATCCTGCCCGGCCCCTCCTCCCTCTGGCTCGACGCCCGGGGCAAGCGGCTGCCGGTCCCGCTCTTCCCCGGCTTCGACACGCTCGGCACCCTCGAACACATCATGAGGTCGGGCCACGGCTACACCTGGTTCGTGCTCAACCAGCGGATCATCGGCAAGGAGTTCGCCCTCTCCGGCTCCGAGCAGAACCCCGACCTGACCGGCAAGTCGGTACGGGACGTGATCGGCCGGGCCCGCGCGGACGTGCCCGCACCGGTCAAGGCGTTCATGGACCACGGGGCGGACTTCGTGGTGGAGAAGGACCTCGACGCCCTGGTCCGGGGCATGAACGCGGTGACGGGCGACGGCCTGATCGACGCGGCCGAGCTGCGCCGCGAGATCACCGCCCGCGACCGCGAGATCGTCAACCCCTTCACCAAGGACCTCCAGGTCACCGCCATCCACGGCGCCCGCGCCTACCTGGGCGACCGCCTCATCCGTACGGCGAAACCGCACCGCATCCTGGACCCGGCGGCGGGCCCGCTCATCGCCGTACGCCTCAACATCCTGACCCGCAAGTCCCTGGGCGGCCTGGAGACGGACCTCTCCTCCCAGGTCCTCACCCCCGACGGCACCCCGCTGCCGGGCCTGTACGCGGCGGGCGAGGCGGCAGGCTTCGGCGGCGGCGGAGTCCACGGTTACCGCTCCCTGGAGGGCACGTTCCTCGGCGGCTGCATCTTCTCGGGGAGGGCGGCGGGCAGGGCGGCGGCGCGAGCACTGTGA
- a CDS encoding FadR/GntR family transcriptional regulator, whose product MTTQSQGLHTHVLDTLGLEITSGQCPPGSVLRTDELAQRFDVSRTVIREVVRVLESMHLVESRRRVGVTVRPTETWNVYDPRVIRWRLAGADRPRQLRSLTVLRSAIEPVAAGLAARHATAEQCAELTERALGMVATSRGQQLEGYLEHDIAFHRIVLNASGNEMFARLGDVVAEVLAGRTHHQVMFEDPDPAAVTLHVRLAEAVREGDPEAAERITKEIAVGALHELDVLAP is encoded by the coding sequence ATGACCACACAGAGCCAGGGGCTGCATACACATGTGCTGGACACCCTGGGTCTGGAGATCACCTCCGGCCAGTGCCCGCCCGGCAGCGTGCTACGCACCGACGAGCTGGCCCAGCGCTTCGACGTCTCCCGTACGGTGATCCGCGAAGTGGTCCGGGTCCTGGAATCCATGCACCTGGTCGAGTCCCGCCGCCGGGTCGGGGTGACCGTCCGCCCCACCGAGACGTGGAACGTGTACGACCCCCGGGTCATCCGCTGGCGGCTGGCCGGCGCCGACCGCCCCCGCCAGCTGCGCTCCCTCACGGTCCTGCGCTCCGCCATCGAGCCGGTCGCGGCGGGCCTCGCCGCCCGCCACGCCACCGCCGAGCAGTGCGCCGAGCTGACCGAACGCGCCCTCGGCATGGTCGCCACCTCCCGGGGCCAGCAGCTGGAGGGCTACCTCGAACACGACATCGCCTTCCACCGGATCGTGCTCAACGCCTCCGGCAACGAGATGTTCGCCCGCCTCGGGGACGTGGTCGCGGAGGTCCTGGCGGGCCGCACCCACCACCAGGTGATGTTCGAGGACCCCGACCCCGCCGCCGTCACCCTCCACGTACGCCTCGCGGAAGCGGTCCGCGAGGGCGACCCGGAGGCGGCCGAGCGCATCACCAAGGAGATCGCGGTCGGCGCCCTGCACGAACTGGACGTCCTCGCCCCGTAG
- a CDS encoding NUDIX domain-containing protein, with translation MTPSDETLDIVDENDEVVGQAPRGEATARGLRHRCVFIEARDAEGRVFVHRRTATKLLFPSYYDMFVGGVVGAGESYDEAALREAEEELGVSGLPEPEPLFRFLYTGGKHSWWSAVYQVRCELPVSPQVEEVAWHAFLDGAELEERLGAWLWVPDGVEAYRRLKEFRAL, from the coding sequence ATGACGCCTTCTGACGAGACCCTGGACATCGTCGACGAGAACGACGAGGTCGTCGGGCAGGCCCCGCGCGGCGAGGCGACCGCCCGGGGGCTGCGCCACCGCTGCGTCTTCATCGAGGCGCGGGACGCCGAGGGGCGGGTCTTCGTCCACCGCCGCACGGCGACCAAGCTGCTCTTTCCCTCGTACTACGACATGTTCGTCGGCGGGGTGGTGGGCGCGGGCGAGTCCTACGACGAGGCGGCGCTGCGCGAGGCGGAGGAGGAGCTGGGGGTCTCGGGGCTGCCGGAGCCCGAGCCGCTGTTCCGGTTCCTCTACACCGGTGGGAAGCACTCCTGGTGGTCGGCGGTCTACCAGGTGCGGTGCGAGCTTCCGGTCTCGCCGCAGGTCGAGGAGGTCGCCTGGCACGCCTTCCTGGACGGTGCGGAGCTGGAGGAGCGGCTCGGTGCGTGGCTGTGGGTGCC
- a CDS encoding gluconokinase: MSTPHVVVVMGVAGTGKTTIGPLLAAELGVPYAEGDDFHPPANIEKMSAGTPLDDDDRWPWLDAIGEWARGRAGLGGVVSSSALKRSYRDRLRAGAPDALFLHLTGDRALIEERMADRKGHFMPTALLDSQFATLQPLQADEAGVDVDVSGTPEEITQRAVAALRRLED; the protein is encoded by the coding sequence ATGAGCACCCCCCACGTCGTCGTGGTGATGGGCGTAGCAGGAACCGGCAAGACCACGATCGGTCCCCTGCTCGCCGCCGAACTCGGCGTTCCGTACGCCGAGGGCGACGACTTCCACCCTCCGGCCAACATCGAGAAGATGTCGGCCGGTACCCCCCTGGACGACGACGACCGGTGGCCGTGGCTCGATGCCATCGGTGAGTGGGCGCGCGGGCGGGCGGGGCTCGGCGGGGTGGTCTCCAGCTCGGCGCTGAAACGGTCGTACCGCGACCGGCTGCGGGCCGGGGCGCCCGACGCGCTCTTCCTGCATCTGACCGGCGACCGGGCGCTGATCGAGGAGCGGATGGCGGACCGCAAGGGCCACTTCATGCCCACCGCGCTGCTCGACTCCCAGTTCGCGACGTTGCAGCCGCTCCAGGCCGACGAGGCCGGGGTGGATGTCGATGTGTCCGGCACCCCTGAGGAAATCACCCAGCGAGCCGTCGCCGCGCTGCGGCGGCTCGAAGACTAA
- a CDS encoding MBL fold metallo-hydrolase, with the protein MTAGIDHLVTSGTFALDGGEWDVDNNVWIVGDDTEAIVIDAAHDATAIEAALGGRTLRAIVCTHAHNDHIDAAPALAEATGAPILLHPADRELWQQTHPDRAPDAELTDGQELEIAGITLTVLHTPGHAPGAVCLYAPELATVFTGDTLFQGGPGATGRSFSSFPTIIDSIRDRLLTLPGDTTVRTGHGDPTTIGAEAPQLDDWIKRGH; encoded by the coding sequence ATGACCGCCGGCATCGACCACCTGGTCACCTCCGGCACCTTCGCCCTCGACGGCGGCGAGTGGGACGTCGACAACAACGTCTGGATCGTCGGTGACGACACCGAGGCGATCGTCATCGACGCCGCCCACGACGCCACCGCCATCGAGGCCGCGCTCGGCGGCCGTACGCTGCGCGCCATCGTCTGCACCCACGCGCACAACGACCACATCGACGCCGCCCCCGCCCTCGCGGAGGCCACCGGCGCCCCGATCCTGCTCCACCCGGCCGACCGGGAGCTGTGGCAGCAGACCCACCCGGACCGCGCCCCCGACGCCGAACTGACCGACGGCCAGGAACTGGAGATCGCCGGGATCACCCTCACGGTCCTGCACACCCCCGGCCACGCCCCCGGCGCGGTCTGCCTCTACGCCCCCGAGCTGGCCACGGTCTTCACCGGGGACACGCTCTTCCAGGGCGGCCCGGGCGCCACCGGCCGCTCCTTCTCGTCGTTCCCCACGATCATCGACTCGATCCGGGACCGGCTGCTCACACTCCCGGGCGACACCACGGTCCGTACGGGCCACGGCGACCCCACCACGATCGGCGCCGAGGCCCCGCAGCTCGACGACTGGATCAAGCGCGGCCACTGA
- a CDS encoding RluA family pseudouridine synthase, giving the protein MRGRRKASAGPLPQRDGIDAVRVRLPEDPGGAWSTVGEYLVARFGGAIGAERVAAMLDAGRFVGADGVPVRGGEPYAAGLSLWFHRDFAPEEPVPFPIGIVYRDAHLVVADKPHFLATTPRGRHITQTAVARLRRELGVPALQPAHRLDRLTAGLVLFVVRPEERGAYQTLFRDRLVRKEYEAVAPYDPELALPRTVRSRIVKERGVLAAREVPGGANSESHVELVEHRGALGRYRLVPATGRTHQLRVHMNALGVPIVHDPLYPVVEPEGAGEDWDRPLQLLARRLEFTDPVSGEPRRFVSGLRLSAWPEG; this is encoded by the coding sequence ATGAGGGGCCGCAGGAAGGCGTCCGCCGGGCCTCTCCCCCAGCGGGACGGGATCGATGCCGTACGGGTGCGGTTGCCGGAGGATCCGGGCGGGGCGTGGTCCACGGTCGGGGAGTACCTGGTCGCGCGGTTCGGTGGGGCGATCGGGGCGGAGCGGGTCGCGGCGATGCTCGACGCGGGGCGGTTCGTGGGGGCCGACGGAGTGCCGGTGCGGGGCGGTGAGCCGTATGCCGCCGGGCTGTCGCTCTGGTTCCACCGGGACTTCGCTCCCGAGGAGCCGGTGCCCTTTCCCATCGGGATCGTGTACCGGGACGCGCATCTCGTGGTCGCGGACAAGCCGCACTTCCTCGCCACCACGCCCCGGGGGCGGCACATCACACAGACCGCGGTGGCCCGGCTGCGGCGGGAGCTGGGGGTGCCCGCGCTGCAGCCCGCGCACCGGCTGGACCGGCTGACGGCGGGGCTCGTGCTCTTCGTGGTGCGGCCGGAGGAGCGGGGCGCGTACCAGACGCTGTTCCGGGACCGGCTGGTGCGCAAGGAGTACGAGGCGGTGGCCCCGTACGACCCGGAGCTGGCCCTTCCACGGACCGTACGGAGCCGGATCGTGAAGGAGCGCGGAGTGCTCGCCGCCCGGGAGGTGCCGGGCGGGGCGAACAGCGAGAGTCACGTGGAGCTGGTGGAGCACCGGGGTGCGCTGGGGCGTTACCGGCTGGTGCCCGCCACCGGGCGGACGCATCAGCTGCGGGTCCATATGAACGCGCTGGGGGTGCCGATCGTCCACGATCCGCTCTATCCGGTGGTGGAGCCGGAGGGGGCCGGGGAGGACTGGGACCGGCCGTTGCAGTTGCTGGCGCGGCGGCTGGAGTTCACCGATCCGGTCAGCGGGGAGCCGCGCCGCTTCGTGAGCGGGCTGCGGCTCTCCGCCTGGCCGGAGGGGTGA
- a CDS encoding APC family permease, which produces MSTGSSSPGTTRQTGTTRRTGDTGGINTYKGEERALRADRLGTPGLLLSVLAASAPLMVVAGVMPTVFGVMGIVGQPLLFVILGAVLMLFSVGYAEMSRHVHNAGAFYAYIARGLGPTAGAGASLVALVAYSAMQVGIYGILGFEVSVILSTYAGIDVQWWIPALIAVVVVGVLGWLKIDLNAKVLGVLLVIECVLVVVFDIAAVSEPGPEGLSFQAFNPETLTGAGLSTALCFCIAAFVGFEQAPVYAEETSRPQIVVSRVMFLAVGYAAVFLALSSWALTVAVGPASIADTSLKEGPGMLFGLTETRLGSTFTDVLHILFVTGIFAALLSFHNVVARYGFAMGREGLLPARFGRTNRASGAPVIGSLLQSVISVVIVLAFALSDDNHIGDPTVPVLRLFTWMGNVGALGVILLMAAASFAVIAFFVKRGAGRVQAPRLVASGLAGIGLLSIAVFTVRDFDVLVGSGSGSTLNWLLPGVIVLALVGGLVYGAVLRRVKPEVHARIGLGNEAFQLEKAAESESGRR; this is translated from the coding sequence ATGTCGACGGGCAGTTCATCTCCAGGCACGACCCGGCAGACCGGCACCACCCGGCGGACCGGCGACACCGGCGGGATCAACACCTACAAGGGGGAGGAGCGCGCCCTGCGCGCCGACCGCCTCGGCACCCCCGGCCTGCTCCTCTCCGTGCTCGCCGCCAGCGCCCCCCTGATGGTGGTCGCCGGGGTGATGCCCACGGTCTTCGGCGTGATGGGCATCGTCGGACAGCCCCTGCTCTTCGTCATCCTCGGCGCCGTCCTGATGCTGTTCAGCGTCGGCTACGCGGAGATGAGCCGGCACGTCCACAACGCCGGGGCCTTCTACGCGTACATCGCCCGCGGCCTCGGCCCGACGGCCGGTGCCGGTGCCTCGCTGGTGGCGCTGGTGGCGTACAGCGCGATGCAGGTCGGCATCTACGGGATCCTCGGCTTCGAGGTCTCCGTCATCCTCTCCACGTACGCCGGTATCGACGTGCAGTGGTGGATACCCGCGCTCATCGCGGTGGTCGTCGTCGGGGTCCTCGGCTGGCTGAAGATCGACCTCAACGCCAAGGTGCTCGGCGTCCTGCTGGTCATCGAGTGCGTGCTCGTCGTGGTCTTCGACATCGCGGCCGTCTCCGAACCGGGCCCCGAGGGGCTCTCGTTCCAGGCGTTCAACCCCGAGACCCTCACCGGCGCCGGGCTCTCCACCGCGCTCTGCTTCTGCATCGCCGCGTTCGTCGGCTTCGAGCAGGCACCGGTCTACGCGGAGGAGACGAGCCGCCCGCAGATCGTGGTCTCCCGGGTGATGTTCCTCGCCGTCGGGTACGCGGCGGTCTTCCTCGCCCTCAGCTCCTGGGCCCTGACCGTGGCCGTCGGACCGGCCTCCATCGCGGACACCTCCCTGAAGGAGGGCCCGGGCATGCTCTTCGGGCTCACCGAGACCCGGCTCGGCTCCACCTTCACCGACGTCCTGCACATCCTCTTCGTCACCGGCATCTTCGCGGCGCTCCTCAGCTTCCACAACGTGGTCGCCCGCTACGGGTTCGCGATGGGCCGCGAGGGGCTGCTGCCCGCCCGCTTCGGCCGCACCAACCGGGCGAGCGGCGCCCCCGTCATCGGCTCGCTGCTCCAGTCCGTCATCTCCGTGGTGATCGTCCTGGCCTTCGCCCTCAGCGACGACAACCACATCGGCGACCCCACCGTCCCCGTCCTGCGCCTCTTCACCTGGATGGGCAACGTGGGCGCGCTCGGCGTGATCCTGCTGATGGCCGCCGCCTCGTTCGCCGTCATCGCGTTCTTCGTCAAGCGCGGTGCGGGCCGCGTCCAGGCCCCGCGCCTGGTCGCCTCCGGACTCGCCGGGATCGGGCTGCTGTCGATCGCCGTCTTCACCGTCCGCGACTTCGACGTCCTCGTGGGCTCCGGCTCCGGCTCGACCCTCAACTGGCTGCTGCCCGGCGTGATCGTCCTCGCCCTCGTCGGCGGTCTCGTCTACGGGGCGGTGCTGCGCAGGGTCAAGCCCGAGGTGCACGCCCGGATCGGGCTGGGCAACGAGGCGTTCCAGCTGGAGAAGGCGGCCGAGAGCGAGTCGGGCCGCCGCTGA
- a CDS encoding GntP family permease, protein MTSLSVEMLAADAAEPITSAGNAQLGIAVLAGIAVIVLLITKLKMHAFLALTIGSLALGSFAGAAPADTIASFTAGLGSTVASVGVLIALGAILGKLLADSGGADQIVDTILAKASRGAMPWAMVLIASIIGLPLFFEVGIVLMIPVVLLVAKRGNFSLMRIGIPALAGLSVMHGLIPPHPGPLVAIDALDANLGVTLALGVLVAIPTVIIAGPVFSRYAARWVDIEPPEKMIPQRPSEELDRRPSFGATLVTILLPVVLMLLKALVEIVVDDPENGFQRVTDVIGSPMIALLAAVLLGMVTLGRAAGFTRGRLAGTVEKSLAPIAGILLIVGAGGGFKQTLIDAGVGQMILDFSENWAIPALLLGWLIAVAIRLATGSATVATISAAGLVAPLAADMSTSHAALLVLAIGAGSLFFSHVNDAGFWLVKEYFGMDVGQTVKTWSVMETIISVVAIAFILPLSLLL, encoded by the coding sequence GTGACCAGTCTCAGCGTCGAGATGCTGGCAGCGGACGCCGCCGAACCGATCACTTCGGCAGGCAACGCGCAGTTGGGCATCGCCGTCCTGGCGGGCATCGCCGTCATCGTTCTCCTGATCACCAAGCTCAAGATGCACGCGTTCCTGGCGCTGACCATCGGTTCGCTGGCGCTCGGCTCCTTCGCGGGGGCGGCACCGGCCGACACGATCGCCAGCTTCACCGCGGGCCTCGGCTCCACCGTCGCGAGCGTGGGCGTGCTCATCGCGCTCGGCGCCATCCTGGGCAAGCTGCTCGCGGACTCGGGCGGGGCGGACCAGATCGTCGACACCATCCTGGCGAAGGCGAGCCGGGGGGCCATGCCGTGGGCGATGGTCCTCATCGCCTCGATCATCGGGCTGCCGCTCTTCTTCGAGGTCGGGATCGTGCTGATGATCCCGGTGGTGCTGCTCGTCGCCAAGCGCGGCAACTTCTCCCTGATGCGGATCGGCATCCCGGCGCTGGCCGGGCTCTCCGTGATGCACGGGCTGATCCCGCCGCACCCCGGCCCGCTGGTCGCGATCGACGCCCTGGACGCCAACCTCGGGGTGACGCTGGCGCTCGGTGTGCTGGTCGCCATCCCGACGGTGATCATCGCCGGTCCGGTCTTCTCCCGGTACGCCGCGCGCTGGGTGGACATCGAGCCGCCGGAGAAGATGATCCCGCAGCGCCCCTCCGAGGAGCTGGACCGCCGTCCGAGCTTCGGCGCCACCCTGGTGACGATCCTGCTGCCGGTCGTGCTGATGCTGCTCAAGGCGCTCGTCGAGATCGTCGTCGACGACCCGGAGAACGGGTTCCAGCGGGTGACGGACGTGATCGGTTCGCCGATGATCGCGCTGCTCGCCGCCGTGCTGCTGGGCATGGTCACCCTCGGCCGGGCCGCCGGGTTCACCCGGGGCAGGCTCGCCGGGACCGTGGAGAAGTCGCTCGCCCCGATCGCGGGCATCCTGCTGATCGTCGGCGCGGGCGGTGGCTTCAAGCAGACGCTGATCGACGCCGGGGTGGGCCAGATGATCCTGGACTTCTCCGAGAACTGGGCGATCCCCGCGCTGCTGCTCGGCTGGCTGATCGCCGTCGCGATCCGTCTCGCCACCGGCTCGGCCACCGTCGCCACCATCTCCGCCGCCGGTCTGGTCGCCCCGCTCGCGGCCGACATGTCGACCTCGCACGCGGCCCTGCTGGTGCTGGCCATCGGTGCCGGTTCGCTCTTCTTCAGCCATGTGAACGACGCCGGGTTCTGGCTGGTGAAGGAGTACTTCGGGATGGACGTCGGGCAGACCGTGAAGACCTGGTCGGTGATGGAGACGATCATCTCCGTGGTGGCCATCGCCTTCATCCTGCCGCTGTCGTTGCTGCTGTAG